In a single window of the Mycobacterium bourgelatii genome:
- a CDS encoding serine/threonine-protein kinase PknH/PknJ, producing MDGVEFGRYRLLSLIGEGGMGKVYKAHDTMMDRDVAIKVLPPELASEPNYERRFRREAHIAARLNEPHIIPIHEAGEIDGRLYLVMPIVEGTDVHELLQRDGPMSPARAVHIIEQLAAALDAAHAAGLVHRDIKPQNTLVTSRDFAYLIDFGIARDGSGSKLTGTDRIIGTMACMAPERFNSGVADARSDVYALACMLHECLTGELPFPGDSMEQQITAHLMLDPPRPSHIRADVPNGFDDVIATGMAKNPDERYQSAHALATAARRALTAAPVAAPTRRHDLPAPGARDDGPTRILPGTPRAVRQPVGRPVPAAMQQRAPGWGPPQPPPQPQPPPNWSHPAPIRPAPTRRRGPLIAGIVVAVVILTVGALTVTLLTRSDSGASRTATATTAKSALPSETTVAPISEDALQGLLLTSDQVSAAFGAPAMTLTSTVNTLPGNGTASVSDQACVPLAAAASSAVYADSGWTAVRGQEFKYPASGPPVHDVVQFAVLFTSARDAVAFFAASAQRWEGCSDRQFTVSAPGSGFPDTVEKVGPVANNNGTLSATLTNAANSAINCQRAFTVANNVAVDVQACNSSPTSDAVAVSVAHQIANKVRKTM from the coding sequence TTGGACGGAGTCGAATTCGGCCGGTACCGGCTGCTCTCGTTGATTGGCGAGGGTGGCATGGGCAAGGTTTACAAGGCCCACGACACGATGATGGATCGCGACGTGGCCATCAAGGTGTTGCCGCCCGAGCTGGCCAGCGAGCCCAATTATGAGCGGCGATTCCGCCGTGAGGCCCACATCGCGGCTCGGCTGAACGAACCGCACATCATCCCCATCCATGAGGCCGGTGAGATAGACGGTCGCCTGTATCTGGTCATGCCGATCGTCGAAGGCACCGACGTGCACGAGCTGTTGCAGCGCGACGGTCCAATGAGTCCCGCGCGGGCCGTGCACATCATTGAGCAACTGGCCGCCGCGCTCGATGCGGCCCACGCGGCCGGGCTGGTCCACCGCGACATCAAACCCCAGAACACCCTGGTGACAAGTCGCGACTTCGCCTACCTGATCGACTTCGGCATAGCCCGCGACGGCTCGGGGTCCAAACTGACCGGCACGGACAGGATCATCGGAACCATGGCCTGCATGGCACCCGAACGCTTTAACAGCGGGGTCGCCGATGCCCGCTCGGATGTCTATGCCCTGGCGTGCATGTTGCATGAATGCCTGACCGGGGAACTGCCGTTCCCGGGGGACAGCATGGAACAGCAGATCACCGCGCATCTCATGTTGGATCCGCCGCGGCCCAGCCACATTCGGGCCGACGTGCCCAACGGCTTTGATGACGTGATCGCCACCGGCATGGCCAAGAACCCCGACGAGCGCTACCAAAGCGCCCACGCGCTGGCCACCGCCGCCCGCCGCGCCCTGACGGCCGCTCCGGTAGCCGCACCTACCCGTCGCCATGATCTACCCGCGCCGGGCGCACGCGACGACGGCCCGACCCGAATCCTCCCCGGTACCCCGCGCGCTGTACGGCAACCGGTCGGCCGGCCTGTCCCGGCCGCAATGCAGCAACGCGCGCCCGGCTGGGGACCTCCTCAGCCCCCGCCTCAGCCTCAGCCGCCGCCCAACTGGTCGCACCCGGCACCGATTCGGCCGGCGCCGACCCGACGCCGAGGTCCCCTCATCGCCGGGATCGTCGTCGCCGTCGTGATTCTCACCGTCGGCGCCCTCACCGTCACCCTGTTGACCCGATCGGACTCGGGCGCCTCTCGGACCGCAACTGCCACAACCGCCAAGTCCGCGCTGCCGTCGGAAACAACGGTCGCTCCGATTTCAGAGGATGCGCTGCAAGGGCTGTTGCTCACGTCCGACCAAGTCAGCGCGGCGTTCGGCGCACCGGCCATGACCCTGACAAGCACCGTCAACACCCTGCCTGGAAACGGGACCGCCTCCGTGTCGGACCAGGCGTGTGTGCCGTTGGCCGCAGCCGCCTCGAGCGCTGTGTACGCCGACAGCGGGTGGACCGCCGTGCGTGGGCAAGAATTCAAGTACCCCGCCAGCGGCCCGCCGGTGCACGATGTCGTCCAGTTCGCAGTGTTGTTTACCTCCGCGCGGGATGCGGTCGCATTCTTCGCCGCCTCCGCGCAGCGCTGGGAGGGCTGCTCCGATCGCCAATTCACCGTCAGTGCACCTGGTTCTGGCTTTCCCGACACAGTGGAGAAAGTGGGGCCGGTAGCCAACAACAACGGCACCCTGAGCGCCACGCTAACCAACGCGGCAAACAGCGCTATCAACTGTCAGCGGGCGTTTACGGTGGCCAACAACGTGGCAGTGGACGTCCAGGCATGCAATTCGAGCCCGACGTCGGACGCGGTTGCCGTCAGCGTGGCACATCAGATCGCGAACAAGGTGCGCAAAACGATGTAG
- a CDS encoding DUF6541 family protein: MSLGFGTLIALILLIAPGAIVARIAQLSWPIAIAAGPPLTYGVVALAIVPYGALGIPWNGWTALAALAVICVIALALQLLLDRFRDTEAEARGVSPWPALTVAGGVILGVVLIGWAAWTGIPHWQSIPSTWDAVWHANTVRWILDTGQASPTHMGELRNVETHALLYYPSVFHALTAVLCQLTGAAATTGYTLTSLAAAIWLFPVSAAVLAWQVLRRHTTEWRTAGVAATAAALSASFTAVPYVEFDTAAMPNLAAYGVAVPTMALIASTPRHRDRIPVAILALVGVFSVHITGGMVVMLLLAGWWLFEALWRPVRSRVSDVLTLAGVAVAAGLILLPQFLCVTKQEDIIAGHSFLTYLSKRRGIFDAVFQHSRHLNDFPVQYGLTALAVIGGIVLLVKKIWWPLAVWALLIVVNVNAGTPLGGPVERVASAIGEFFYNDPRRVAAATTLILTSGAGLGLFVVVALVVAAAKALSARFRPLPASVWAPATAALLVGACVISAWHYFPRHQFLFGDKYDSVMINDQDLRAMAYLATLPGARDTTIGNSNVDGTAWMYAVAGLHPLWTHYDYPVQAGPGYHRYIFWAYASKGDADPRVVEAIKALNIRYVLASGPTVRGFKIPDGLVSLNKSPYWAMIYDNGGAQIYEWRGKGSPASTP; encoded by the coding sequence GTGAGCTTAGGGTTCGGAACGCTGATCGCATTGATATTGCTGATCGCGCCGGGTGCGATTGTTGCGCGGATTGCGCAGCTCAGTTGGCCTATCGCCATCGCCGCGGGGCCGCCGCTGACCTATGGCGTGGTGGCGTTGGCCATCGTTCCCTACGGTGCGCTCGGCATCCCCTGGAACGGGTGGACCGCGCTGGCCGCATTGGCCGTCATTTGTGTCATCGCTCTCGCTTTGCAGCTGCTGCTGGACCGCTTCCGGGACACCGAGGCCGAGGCGCGCGGCGTCTCCCCCTGGCCAGCGCTCACCGTCGCGGGCGGCGTGATCCTGGGCGTAGTGCTCATCGGTTGGGCGGCCTGGACCGGCATCCCGCACTGGCAATCCATCCCCAGCACGTGGGACGCGGTGTGGCACGCCAACACCGTGCGCTGGATCCTGGACACCGGCCAGGCGTCGCCGACCCACATGGGCGAGCTGCGCAATGTCGAAACCCACGCGCTGCTGTACTACCCCTCGGTGTTTCACGCCCTGACCGCGGTGCTGTGCCAACTCACCGGGGCGGCGGCCACCACCGGCTACACCCTGACCTCACTGGCTGCGGCTATCTGGCTGTTTCCGGTCAGCGCGGCCGTTCTCGCCTGGCAAGTGCTGCGCAGGCACACCACCGAGTGGCGCACCGCGGGAGTGGCGGCCACGGCCGCGGCGCTCTCCGCATCGTTCACCGCGGTGCCCTACGTCGAGTTCGACACCGCCGCGATGCCCAACCTGGCGGCCTACGGCGTTGCCGTGCCGACGATGGCGTTGATCGCCTCGACACCGCGGCATCGCGACCGGATTCCGGTGGCGATCCTGGCTTTGGTCGGCGTCTTCTCGGTGCACATCACCGGCGGCATGGTCGTCATGCTGTTGCTGGCCGGGTGGTGGCTGTTCGAGGCGCTTTGGCGTCCGGTGCGTTCCCGCGTGAGCGACGTGCTCACCCTGGCCGGTGTCGCGGTGGCGGCCGGGCTGATCCTGTTACCGCAGTTCCTGTGCGTGACCAAGCAGGAAGACATCATCGCCGGACATTCCTTCCTGACCTACCTGAGCAAGCGGAGGGGGATCTTCGACGCGGTCTTCCAGCACTCCCGCCACCTCAACGACTTCCCGGTCCAGTACGGCCTGACCGCCCTCGCGGTGATCGGCGGCATCGTCCTGCTGGTCAAGAAGATCTGGTGGCCGCTGGCGGTGTGGGCGCTGCTGATCGTCGTCAACGTCAACGCGGGCACACCCCTGGGCGGACCGGTCGAACGGGTCGCCAGCGCGATCGGCGAGTTCTTCTACAACGATCCCCGACGGGTCGCTGCCGCCACGACGCTCATCCTCACGTCCGGGGCGGGACTCGGTTTGTTCGTGGTGGTTGCGTTGGTGGTGGCGGCGGCGAAGGCGCTCAGCGCCCGTTTCAGACCGCTGCCGGCGTCCGTTTGGGCGCCGGCGACGGCAGCGTTACTCGTGGGCGCCTGCGTGATCAGCGCCTGGCACTACTTCCCACGGCACCAGTTCTTGTTCGGCGACAAGTACGACTCGGTCATGATCAACGACCAGGATCTCCGAGCCATGGCCTACCTGGCGACGTTGCCGGGTGCGCGCGACACCACGATCGGCAATTCCAACGTCGACGGCACCGCCTGGATGTACGCGGTTGCGGGCCTACACCCGTTGTGGACGCACTACGACTACCCCGTGCAGGCCGGCCCCGGCTACCACCGCTATATCTTCTGGGCTTACGCCAGCAAGGGCGATGCCGACCCACGGGTCGTCGAGGCAATCAAGGCGCTCAATATCCGCTACGTATTGGCCAGCGGCCCGACGGTCAGGGGTTTCAAGATTCCAGACGGGCTAGTCTCACTGAACAAGTCGCCGTACTGGGCCATGATCTACGACAACGGCGGCGCACAGATTTACGAGTGGCGCGGCAAAGGCTCTCCTGCGTCTACCCCGTAA
- a CDS encoding cysteine desulfurase-like protein, producing MGYDVARVRGLHPSLGDGWVHFDAPAGMLIPDSVATTVSTAFRRSSASAIGSHPSARRSAAVLDAAREAVADLVNADPSGVVLGADRAVLLSALAEASSSRAGLGYEVIVSRLDDEANIAPWLRAAHRYGAKVKWAEVDIETGELPTWQWEGLISKATRLVAVTSASGTLGGVTDLRAMTKLVHDVGGLVVVDHTAAAPYRLFDMKETDADVVAVNAVGWGGPPIGAMVFRDPSLMNTFGSVSTNPHATGPARLEVGVHQFGLLAGVVASIEYLASLDESARGSRRERLALSMQSASGYMNRVFDYLLSSLRSLPLVILLGRPEARIPLISFAFQDVPADRVVQRLADNGILAVCNEGSRVLDVLGVNDVGGAVTVGLAHYSTTAEVDQLVRALASLG from the coding sequence ATGGGTTACGACGTCGCCCGGGTGCGTGGCTTGCATCCGTCTCTGGGTGACGGGTGGGTGCACTTCGACGCCCCGGCCGGCATGCTCATCCCCGACTCGGTCGCCACGACCGTGTCGACCGCTTTCCGTAGGTCCAGTGCCAGCGCGATCGGCTCCCATCCGTCGGCGCGACGCAGCGCCGCGGTGCTGGACGCCGCGCGCGAGGCGGTGGCCGATCTGGTCAATGCCGATCCCAGCGGGGTGGTGCTGGGTGCCGATCGCGCGGTGCTGCTGTCGGCTTTGGCAGAGGCGTCCTCGTCGCGCGCCGGCCTGGGATACGAGGTCATCGTCAGCCGGCTGGATGACGAGGCCAACATCGCGCCCTGGCTGCGGGCGGCGCATCGCTACGGCGCGAAGGTGAAGTGGGCAGAGGTCGACATCGAGACCGGCGAGTTGCCGACGTGGCAGTGGGAAGGGTTGATCAGCAAAGCGACGCGGCTGGTCGCGGTGACCTCCGCGTCCGGAACGCTGGGCGGCGTCACCGACCTGCGCGCGATGACCAAGCTGGTGCACGACGTCGGCGGCCTGGTGGTGGTCGACCATACCGCCGCGGCCCCGTACCGGTTGTTCGACATGAAAGAGACCGACGCCGACGTGGTGGCGGTGAACGCGGTCGGGTGGGGCGGCCCGCCGATCGGCGCCATGGTGTTCCGTGACCCGTCGCTGATGAACACGTTCGGCTCGGTGTCGACGAACCCGCATGCGACCGGTCCCGCGCGGTTGGAGGTCGGTGTGCACCAGTTCGGCTTGTTGGCCGGGGTGGTCGCCAGCATCGAGTACCTGGCCTCGCTCGACGAGTCGGCGCGCGGAAGCCGCCGCGAACGCCTGGCGCTGTCGATGCAATCGGCGTCCGGCTACATGAACCGGGTCTTCGACTATCTGCTGTCCTCGCTGCGCTCGCTGCCGCTGGTGATCCTGCTGGGACGGCCCGAGGCGCGGATCCCGTTGATCAGCTTTGCTTTTCAAGATGTTCCGGCGGACCGGGTGGTACAACGGTTGGCGGACAACGGGATTCTGGCGGTGTGCAACGAGGGCTCTCGGGTGCTCGATGTTTTGGGTGTGAACGATGTCGGCGGCGCGGTGACCGTCGGGTTGGCGCATTACTCGACGACTGCCGAGGTCGACCAGTTGGTGCGCGCGCTGGCCTCGCTGGGCTAA
- a CDS encoding DUF6745 domain-containing protein yields the protein MDRMNPAGAECELVRPTRPKQLTELTADQRERMAAFVAQRIDHARRTTPLTEDEWAAWEAGVRKCYELVGVPWPGVIVKVPSPVVGALAPPIAEGVVREIRNSKPGISLDSAVRSAVDAAGRSVSSVGDAPRVGEALSRAVRDVIDATRAGMVCPAFDQIPATPTHEESHSAVSRKIVRRCIREVFEPVLYAVPNVDGAIRGLLCAAVCAVSSARNWRVPLAGRGHVGFDVVWAFLRDACALDFGDETRESLRAIENAQSAECWWPFRDFVVVCDLPTEVHTETVDGRIRLHNADGPAVRWGDGWEIHAWHGTTVPRDLIENGWDTKRIMAERNAEVRRCAIERVGWHQFITTAGFRLIDQAPDPANPGQLLRLYKVPRRVLGYRARILLCVNATPERNGARRVYELSVPTTCRTALTAVAWSFDVPEQTYERLARAT from the coding sequence ATGGATCGCATGAACCCGGCCGGCGCTGAATGCGAACTGGTCCGGCCCACCCGTCCTAAACAGCTGACCGAGCTGACTGCCGATCAGCGCGAGCGCATGGCCGCGTTCGTCGCCCAACGGATCGACCATGCCCGCCGCACGACGCCGCTCACCGAAGACGAGTGGGCGGCTTGGGAAGCGGGTGTACGCAAATGCTATGAACTCGTTGGTGTCCCCTGGCCGGGTGTGATCGTGAAGGTGCCCTCACCTGTTGTCGGTGCGCTGGCACCGCCGATCGCGGAGGGGGTCGTTCGTGAAATCCGTAACTCGAAACCGGGCATTTCTCTGGATTCAGCGGTGCGATCGGCGGTCGATGCCGCGGGGCGGTCGGTAAGCAGCGTCGGGGACGCCCCGCGCGTAGGTGAAGCGCTTTCCCGAGCGGTCCGGGATGTCATAGACGCCACCCGGGCCGGGATGGTCTGCCCAGCATTCGACCAGATACCCGCGACACCAACGCACGAGGAGAGTCACTCTGCAGTTTCGCGGAAGATAGTCCGTAGGTGTATCCGTGAGGTTTTCGAACCCGTTCTTTATGCAGTTCCCAACGTGGACGGGGCGATCCGTGGACTGCTTTGCGCTGCGGTCTGCGCGGTCTCCTCTGCGAGGAATTGGCGCGTCCCGCTGGCTGGGCGCGGCCACGTCGGATTCGACGTCGTTTGGGCGTTTCTGCGGGATGCCTGCGCACTTGATTTCGGTGACGAGACTCGGGAAAGTTTACGAGCGATAGAGAACGCCCAATCCGCGGAGTGCTGGTGGCCTTTTCGGGACTTCGTGGTGGTTTGCGATCTACCCACTGAGGTGCACACCGAGACCGTCGACGGCCGCATTCGCCTGCACAACGCGGACGGACCCGCGGTCCGTTGGGGCGACGGCTGGGAAATTCACGCCTGGCACGGCACCACAGTCCCGCGCGATCTCATCGAAAATGGTTGGGACACCAAGCGAATCATGGCCGAACGCAACGCCGAGGTCCGGCGGTGCGCCATCGAACGCGTCGGTTGGCATCAGTTCATCACAACCGCCGGTTTCAGACTTATTGATCAGGCACCCGATCCAGCTAACCCCGGTCAGCTGCTCCGTTTGTACAAGGTGCCCCGCCGGGTTCTCGGCTACCGAGCGCGAATTCTATTGTGCGTCAACGCCACCCCAGAGCGCAATGGTGCTCGCCGCGTCTACGAACTGTCCGTGCCAACCACGTGCCGCACCGCTCTGACGGCTGTGGCGTGGTCATTCGACGTGCCGGAGCAGACCTATGAACGTCTGGCACGAGCGACCTAG
- a CDS encoding helix-turn-helix domain-containing protein, whose translation MKFSLEALGMVIREHREVKVPKMTQDELGAKAGYKKGASVSISRIESGLTRPGSDRFDAIALALGLSPAELEAEAAKRTLELAKERGEPRVGAAAGSGEDRIKDRIKRVQHEVERRTGLITELGDAFNTAHDRARDDFVMKFVAIARGINGAPQPEPVGLEDDDVTEDAQAQAKYRLRSTSYGVRYALAGGAGGAVAGAALGGAAAYGTFMAAVSFGTASTGTAIGGLTGVAASNAALALLGGGTLAAGGAGVAGGAALLAGIVAAPALLLAVGGLVWMVKRSRKQQQQLMEQLNEVDAEIAATHRSFEALVDILPRATEILDYVAVHSGHALKRWERRLGLRPLDWDSMSPEDIQRYYDFSEVAAAQLAVVSINVQGLMASRGEDREKLIEFIDEVLTEAQSTIESLV comes from the coding sequence ATGAAGTTCTCACTCGAGGCGCTGGGCATGGTCATCCGCGAGCATCGCGAGGTCAAGGTGCCGAAGATGACTCAGGACGAACTGGGTGCCAAGGCTGGATATAAGAAGGGCGCCAGCGTTTCGATCTCCCGCATCGAGAGCGGACTGACGCGTCCTGGATCGGACCGATTCGATGCCATCGCCCTCGCGCTGGGACTTAGCCCGGCAGAACTAGAGGCAGAGGCAGCGAAGCGGACTCTCGAGCTAGCAAAAGAACGCGGTGAACCGCGCGTTGGCGCCGCAGCGGGGTCTGGCGAAGATCGCATTAAGGATCGAATCAAGCGGGTCCAGCACGAAGTAGAGCGTCGGACTGGCCTCATCACTGAGCTAGGGGACGCGTTCAATACAGCTCATGACCGCGCCCGTGACGACTTTGTCATGAAGTTTGTGGCAATCGCTAGAGGGATCAACGGCGCGCCCCAGCCGGAACCCGTGGGCCTTGAAGATGATGATGTGACCGAGGATGCACAGGCGCAGGCGAAGTACCGGCTTCGATCGACCTCCTACGGGGTTAGGTATGCGCTTGCGGGTGGAGCGGGGGGTGCCGTCGCGGGTGCGGCGTTAGGAGGGGCCGCGGCCTACGGCACCTTCATGGCTGCAGTGTCCTTCGGCACTGCGTCGACCGGCACCGCGATTGGAGGGTTGACCGGAGTTGCTGCCAGCAACGCTGCATTGGCTCTGCTGGGTGGGGGCACGCTTGCGGCCGGAGGCGCCGGAGTGGCGGGAGGCGCGGCACTACTGGCCGGGATCGTGGCAGCTCCCGCGCTCCTACTGGCGGTTGGTGGTCTGGTCTGGATGGTAAAGCGCAGCCGCAAGCAGCAGCAACAACTCATGGAGCAGCTCAACGAGGTAGACGCGGAGATTGCCGCCACTCACAGAAGCTTTGAGGCACTGGTGGATATCCTTCCTCGTGCCACTGAGATTCTGGATTACGTAGCCGTGCACAGTGGCCATGCGCTCAAACGGTGGGAACGCCGACTTGGATTGCGACCGCTGGATTGGGATTCAATGTCCCCTGAGGATATACAGCGCTATTACGATTTCAGCGAAGTCGCTGCCGCCCAGCTGGCGGTAGTCAGCATTAACGTTCAAGGCCTGATGGCCAGTCGCGGTGAGGATCGGGAGAAGCTGATCGAGTTCATCGACGAAGTCCTCACAGAGGCGCAGTCGACTATCGAGTCGCTCGTCTGA
- a CDS encoding IS3 family transposase (programmed frameshift) has product MATNKRRRHTPDQIIRKLAEGNKLLGTGQQLSEVCRHLEITESTWHRWVAQYGGMKASDAKRLKELEAENARLKKLVANQALDIDMLKEISSEKLLTPNRKRSAAAMLRERFGVSERRACAVVGIHRSTMRLQPPPISDEEAQLRAWLRAFSTQRPRWGWRRAAIAARRAGWKVNNKRIRRLWREEGLRVPQRRRKKRLTGIGAQVGAMCPIRPNAIWAMDFQFDTTADGRTLKMLNVIDEFTREALAIEVDRAINADGVVDVLDRLALMHGAPAYVRFDNGPEFIAHAVNDWCRFNGTGSLFIDPGSPWQNAWIESFNGRLRDELLNSWRFDSLQEAQIIIEDWRIDYNANRPHSAHNGLTPAEFALQWTTTHQPQAA; this is encoded by the exons ATGGCAACGAACAAGCGCCGGCGGCACACGCCGGATCAGATCATCCGCAAGCTCGCCGAGGGCAACAAGCTCCTTGGAACCGGGCAGCAACTCAGCGAAGTGTGTCGCCACCTCGAGATCACCGAGTCGACCTGGCATCGCTGGGTCGCCCAGTACGGCGGGATGAAGGCCAGCGACGCCAAACGCCTCAAGGAACTTGAGGCCGAGAACGCCAGGCTCAAGAAGCTGGTCGCCAACCAGGCCCTTGACATCGACATGCTCAAGGAGATCTCGTCGGA GAAACTTCTGACCCCGAACCGCAAGCGCAGCGCCGCGGCGATGCTGCGCGAGCGGTTCGGGGTCTCCGAACGGCGGGCGTGCGCGGTGGTCGGCATCCACCGTTCCACCATGCGTCTACAACCACCACCGATCAGCGATGAGGAGGCCCAATTGCGGGCCTGGCTACGCGCGTTCTCCACCCAGCGGCCCCGCTGGGGATGGCGCCGTGCTGCGATCGCGGCACGGCGAGCTGGCTGGAAGGTCAACAACAAGCGCATCCGCCGCCTGTGGCGCGAGGAAGGCCTGCGGGTTCCGCAGCGCCGCAGGAAGAAACGCTTGACCGGCATCGGTGCGCAGGTCGGGGCGATGTGCCCGATCCGCCCGAATGCGATCTGGGCGATGGACTTTCAGTTCGACACCACCGCCGACGGACGAACGTTGAAGATGCTCAACGTAATCGATGAGTTCACCCGCGAAGCCCTGGCGATCGAAGTCGACCGGGCCATCAACGCCGACGGCGTGGTCGACGTCCTTGACCGTCTGGCCCTGATGCATGGGGCACCGGCCTACGTGCGGTTCGACAACGGACCCGAGTTCATCGCCCATGCTGTCAACGACTGGTGCCGCTTCAACGGCACCGGCTCGCTATTCATCGATCCCGGATCCCCCTGGCAGAACGCCTGGATCGAGTCATTCAACGGCCGACTGCGCGACGAGCTACTCAACTCCTGGCGCTTCGACTCCCTGCAAGAAGCCCAAATCATCATCGAAGATTGGAGAATCGACTACAACGCCAACCGGCCTCACTCCGCCCACAATGGGCTCACCCCAGCCGAGTTCGCCCTACAGTGGACCACGACCCACCAACCGCAAGCCGCATAG
- a CDS encoding PecA family PE domain-processing aspartic protease, with the protein MSIVIVTPEAVAGAGGDIARIGSWLNEANAAAAGSTTSVMAAAGDEVSAAVAALFSGYAQEYQLLSVRAAVFQEQFAVALRGGAGVYAAAETANASLFELLVEDGLFLINFPTNLLLDRPLIGNGYNGTTTAQGVGTPGGAGGLLIGSGGKGGDSIVAGAPGGIGGSSGLLGAGGTGGMGGLGAPGGAGGTGGLLYGNGGIGGIGGPFSTGGPGGSAQFIGNGGTGGLGGMLGGTGGVGGRGGLLYGNGGIGGTGGVSGGLGGVSGGPGGAGGIAPFIGVNGAHGETGHIPAVGITVDNVINRPFISVSIGGGPFSQLTVDTGSVGILVPPQDVNFTSLGPSIGSGTTTYGDAFNSATYTYDKYATTVNFGNGIITTTPVTVGVITSFKHTVNGITTVLPASQGDAILGIGSNAGGPATISPVRALPSTLGQSVLLAEQYNALQFGANPFDSFAVSSGAPITTLRVSVNGGPLQTVTGAFVDSGGLWGSVPSSLGTGSVNGYLPAGTHLEFFTASGTSIYYFTAGTLPQTTVIPGGALNTGNIPFQYMPIYIRYGASGTIFYDDM; encoded by the coding sequence ATGTCAATCGTGATTGTGACTCCGGAAGCCGTCGCGGGGGCCGGCGGCGATATTGCTCGCATTGGCTCCTGGCTCAATGAGGCCAATGCTGCGGCGGCGGGCTCGACCACCTCGGTGATGGCCGCTGCGGGGGATGAGGTCTCGGCGGCGGTCGCGGCGCTGTTCTCCGGCTACGCCCAGGAATATCAGCTGCTGAGCGTGCGGGCAGCGGTGTTTCAGGAGCAGTTCGCGGTTGCGCTACGCGGAGGTGCGGGCGTCTATGCCGCCGCCGAGACCGCCAATGCATCCCTGTTCGAACTCTTGGTGGAAGACGGGCTGTTCCTCATCAATTTCCCCACCAATCTGTTGTTGGATCGCCCGCTGATCGGCAACGGTTACAACGGCACCACCACTGCGCAAGGCGTGGGGACCCCCGGCGGGGCTGGTGGGCTCTTGATCGGCAGCGGCGGTAAGGGCGGGGACAGCATCGTCGCCGGAGCGCCGGGCGGCATCGGTGGTTCGTCCGGACTGCTCGGCGCCGGTGGAACCGGCGGGATGGGCGGTCTTGGCGCGCCCGGCGGGGCCGGCGGCACGGGCGGGTTGCTGTACGGCAACGGCGGAATCGGCGGCATCGGTGGGCCGTTCAGTACCGGCGGACCCGGCGGCAGCGCGCAGTTCATCGGCAACGGCGGAACCGGCGGTCTGGGCGGGATGCTCGGCGGCACCGGCGGGGTCGGCGGCCGGGGCGGGCTGCTGTACGGCAACGGCGGGATCGGCGGGACCGGCGGGGTCTCGGGTGGTCTTGGTGGCGTTTCGGGTGGTCCTGGCGGCGCCGGCGGTATCGCCCCGTTCATAGGCGTCAACGGTGCGCACGGCGAAACGGGCCATATACCCGCCGTCGGAATAACGGTGGACAATGTAATAAACAGGCCGTTCATAAGTGTTTCCATCGGCGGCGGACCGTTTTCGCAACTCACCGTCGACACCGGATCCGTGGGAATACTCGTGCCGCCCCAAGATGTGAATTTCACTTCCCTTGGCCCGTCCATTGGATCGGGTACCACCACTTACGGCGATGCATTTAACTCCGCGACCTACACTTACGACAAGTATGCGACGACGGTGAACTTCGGCAACGGAATCATTACCACCACACCGGTGACGGTCGGTGTCATCACCTCGTTCAAGCACACCGTGAATGGCATTACCACCGTTCTGCCTGCGTCGCAGGGAGACGCCATTTTGGGTATTGGATCCAACGCGGGAGGGCCCGCGACCATCAGTCCGGTGCGAGCGTTGCCAAGTACGCTTGGCCAGAGTGTTCTCCTCGCGGAGCAATACAATGCGTTGCAGTTTGGCGCCAACCCGTTCGATTCCTTTGCCGTCTCGAGTGGGGCGCCGATCACCACCCTGCGCGTGTCGGTCAATGGTGGACCGCTGCAGACTGTTACCGGCGCTTTCGTCGATAGCGGCGGTTTGTGGGGCAGCGTTCCGTCTTCGTTAGGCACTGGCTCCGTAAACGGCTACCTGCCCGCCGGAACCCACCTGGAGTTCTTTACCGCCTCTGGCACAAGCATTTATTACTTCACCGCTGGTACGCTGCCCCAAACAACGGTAATACCAGGGGGCGCGCTGAACACCGGAAACATACCGTTCCAGTACATGCCTATTTACATTAGGTATGGCGCTAGCGGAACAATTTTCTACGACGACATGTGA